A single region of the Mycobacterium lentiflavum genome encodes:
- the hypF gene encoding carbamoyltransferase HypF — protein sequence MTGLSSGPLLLRSDVSYPQLRQRFIVTGVVQGVGFRPFVHRIAGELGLAGFVGNDSGAVFLEVQGEPARVAEFGRRLRAQAPPLARIASVSVVDLAADTSGRQDFRIVASQTNAGATTPIPPDIAACDDCVTELFDPHNRRYRHPFVTCTNCGPRFTIIRELPYDRPATTMAAFPMCARCAAEYHDPANRRFHAQPIACPECGPSLWFCSQDGRVARSDAALAAAQRALVAGAVVAIKGIGGYHLACAADDETAVGALRSRKARGAKPFAMLVRNLDVARRYAEIDDLEAAVLSSPARPIVLLRRRPGAPVAAAVAPGSPLLGLMLPYSPVHHLLLTPAPEALVFTSANRTEEPICFTDDDVTSRLPGLCDAILDHDRPIHVPCDDSVVRVVKDQVKDQGAQVLPIRRSRGYAPLPVDLGRSGPAVLAVGGELKNTCCLTDGSRAYLSGHIGDMASWETLRAFERAVRQLGEIRGEPARLAADLHPGYHTRSWAERRAGDRPLDLVQHHHAHVVSLLAEHGRLGEPVVGVSFDGTGYGCDDTIWGGEILVLGHDSHRFVRAGHLLPVPLPGGDAAVRNPWRMALSQLWMAGIDWTPQLAPVAAASVEELRLTRSQLESGTGCVPCSSMGRLFDAIASLLGVRHRIDYEGQAAIELEALAERAAGPGPSLPLTVRADGVIDPAPCIQTTVSALYAGTPTALLAAAFHRAVAIAVAKVVAQVAGPIRLVGLTGGVFQNVLLSRGCRELLQRNGFEVLTHHTVPPNDGGLALGQAAISMLTALEEMS from the coding sequence ATGACCGGCCTTTCGTCGGGGCCCCTGCTGCTTCGGTCCGACGTCTCCTACCCGCAGCTGCGGCAGCGCTTCATTGTGACCGGTGTCGTTCAAGGGGTTGGCTTCCGACCGTTCGTGCACCGGATCGCCGGCGAGCTCGGCCTGGCCGGGTTCGTCGGTAATGACTCCGGCGCGGTCTTTCTCGAGGTACAGGGCGAGCCGGCACGCGTGGCGGAGTTCGGTCGCCGGTTGCGTGCGCAGGCCCCGCCGCTCGCCCGCATCGCCAGCGTCAGCGTGGTGGACCTGGCCGCGGATACCAGTGGGCGGCAAGACTTCCGGATCGTGGCGAGTCAGACGAACGCCGGTGCCACCACCCCGATTCCGCCCGATATCGCGGCGTGCGACGACTGTGTCACCGAGCTGTTCGACCCACACAATCGGCGCTACCGCCACCCGTTCGTCACGTGCACCAACTGTGGACCGCGGTTCACCATCATCCGCGAATTGCCGTACGACCGGCCGGCCACCACGATGGCGGCGTTTCCGATGTGCGCGCGATGTGCGGCCGAATACCACGATCCCGCGAATCGACGGTTCCACGCCCAGCCGATCGCCTGCCCCGAATGCGGTCCCTCGCTGTGGTTCTGCTCGCAGGACGGGCGGGTCGCGAGGTCGGACGCGGCGCTGGCCGCCGCCCAACGGGCGCTGGTGGCCGGCGCGGTGGTCGCCATCAAGGGCATCGGGGGCTACCACCTGGCGTGTGCCGCCGACGACGAAACGGCCGTCGGGGCATTGCGGTCACGAAAAGCGCGCGGCGCCAAGCCGTTTGCCATGCTGGTCCGCAACTTGGACGTCGCGCGCCGCTACGCCGAGATCGACGACCTCGAGGCCGCGGTGTTGTCGAGTCCGGCGCGCCCGATCGTGTTGTTGCGGCGCCGCCCGGGCGCGCCGGTCGCTGCGGCCGTCGCCCCCGGTAGCCCGCTGCTGGGGCTGATGCTGCCGTACTCCCCCGTCCACCACCTGCTGCTGACACCCGCACCCGAGGCGCTGGTGTTCACCAGCGCCAACCGAACCGAGGAACCCATCTGTTTCACCGACGACGACGTCACGTCCAGGCTTCCGGGACTCTGCGACGCGATCCTCGATCACGACCGGCCCATTCACGTGCCGTGTGACGACTCGGTGGTGCGGGTGGTCAAAGACCAAGTCAAAGACCAAGGGGCCCAGGTGCTTCCGATTCGCCGGTCGCGCGGTTATGCCCCACTGCCGGTCGATCTGGGGCGCAGCGGTCCGGCGGTGCTCGCGGTGGGCGGCGAGCTGAAGAACACCTGCTGCCTCACCGACGGTTCGCGCGCCTACCTGTCCGGTCACATCGGCGACATGGCCAGCTGGGAGACGCTGCGGGCGTTCGAGCGTGCGGTGCGTCAACTCGGCGAAATCCGGGGTGAGCCGGCCAGATTGGCCGCCGACCTGCACCCGGGGTATCACACCCGCAGCTGGGCTGAGCGGCGCGCCGGTGATCGGCCGCTCGATCTCGTCCAGCACCATCACGCGCATGTGGTGTCGCTGTTGGCCGAACACGGCCGCCTCGGTGAACCCGTGGTCGGCGTCTCCTTCGACGGCACCGGCTACGGCTGTGACGACACCATCTGGGGCGGGGAGATCCTCGTCCTCGGTCACGACAGCCACCGCTTCGTGCGGGCCGGCCACCTGCTGCCGGTGCCGCTGCCAGGCGGCGACGCCGCCGTTCGCAACCCGTGGCGGATGGCGCTGTCCCAGTTGTGGATGGCCGGCATCGACTGGACCCCGCAACTGGCGCCGGTCGCCGCGGCTTCGGTTGAGGAATTGCGGCTCACCCGTTCACAATTAGAGAGCGGTACCGGATGTGTGCCGTGTTCCAGCATGGGCCGGTTGTTCGACGCGATCGCCTCGCTGTTGGGGGTGCGCCACCGCATCGACTACGAAGGCCAGGCCGCCATCGAACTCGAGGCGCTGGCCGAGCGCGCCGCGGGCCCCGGTCCGTCGCTGCCGCTGACCGTGCGGGCCGACGGGGTGATCGATCCCGCCCCGTGCATCCAGACGACGGTGTCGGCGCTGTACGCGGGCACACCAACGGCGCTGCTGGCCGCCGCGTTTCACCGGGCGGTCG
- a CDS encoding HypC/HybG/HupF family hydrogenase formation chaperone, protein MCLGIPGQVIGMLDGYEGQLALVDVAGEQRKVNVGMLPEETFERGDWVIIHMGFVVEKTDRAGAEQAMAGLELMGRGGIDPTLPEGG, encoded by the coding sequence ATGTGTTTGGGGATACCCGGTCAAGTGATCGGGATGCTGGATGGTTACGAGGGCCAGCTGGCGCTGGTCGACGTCGCCGGCGAGCAGCGGAAGGTCAACGTCGGCATGCTGCCGGAAGAGACGTTCGAGCGCGGTGACTGGGTGATCATCCACATGGGCTTCGTGGTCGAGAAGACGGATCGCGCCGGTGCCGAGCAGGCGATGGCCGGTCTCGAACTGATGGGCCGGGGCGGCATCGATCCCACCCTCCCGGAGGGCGGTTGA